CCATAACATGACATTTGCATAACAggtccagaccctggtctctgcCAGACGGGTACACCCAGATGTGTATATAACTGCAGGTGATGTTGTTCAGTCTGGCACCTAGAGCCTCTAAGGCAGACCGGAGGTACGGGTCCACGAGAATACGCCACTTGGTGGAACGCGTCCTCCGGGAAGACCTGGTAACAACACCATTCGGCTTCGATTGAGGCTTAGATTGCCTCAACATGGTTTCTCCTTCCATTGTCAAACTCGCTATACCTTGCATTACTGCTGTATGGTCACACTCCATTGATCCAGTATACATAGAGCACAACCCCCTTCTTGGTATAGAGGTTGAATACAATTGTGAGTACACAGCTAGAATCAGACTGTATATAGGTGAGTCTGGTCAACGGACCCCTTGTACAGTGACACTACCTTCTCCATACCCACACTGAAACGTCCAGCGTTGGATACGTCCTCCCCCTAAACACAGTGTCAGTTGGCTATATGAACCCTAGCTTGACATGTCCTACTGTCATATCTGTACTTTATTACTACTCTCCACTCTATAACTAAACCTTGGCCAGGTAATCCAACCTCTCATAGCTGTGTCTCACATCTTCTAGGCTATAAAAGCTAGTGGTGTGGTACTAGTGGTACTCTTTCAGCAGTAGCTTCTGAAATGGCATCGAACCCAGGCTTCAATTGCAAATCCACACAGGAGCCTTCAATGTTACCACTGTGATACCAAGGTAGCAATCGCTTCCTGATTTTAACTGACAAAAGCAGCCCCTGGACTCGGGCTGAGACGAGTGATGCAGCCGATATGAACGTTGCAGAGACTGATATGTTCAACCGTATGCTCCAGTTTGCTACATCAGGCCCTCCTTTCACATTAACTTTCAAAGTGATGATGTCAGGCTACCACAGAGTCAATACGTCGATCTCTGTGAGGGGCAACAGAAGAATGATGGCCCTTCTGCGGGATATACACGAGTGCCCGAGTAGGCACACCACCTATCACATCTATCTGTATAGGGCTCACATGGAATGTGAATCATTTCTAAGAGCTGTATGTGCTGCTGCTGCCAAGGCTCCAGGAATGTCTTCTTCGGTGTCAGACGGCGCCAGCGACGTCAAACGACCAACCGAAGACGACTTTGATGTTTGCCTTACCCTGGAGATTGATCAAACTCTACAGCATCAGACTAGGATTGAAACTGGTCCTATGTGTCCCAAGAACATGATACTCATCTTGAACAAGGCACCGGTTTATAACATGGAAGACATCTGGTGCGCAATGAAGAATGTGGTGTGTCGAGTGTTGCTCTCTACCTACCTGCCACTATGTGGAATAGATGGAATGGGGAGAAATATTAGCAAGATGATGGAAGGAGCAAGTGTGGAAGGGGCAAGAGGGGAAGGAGCAGGTGTGGATATAGGACAACCTGTAGCTGCCACTGATGAAGAGTCCGGTGTGGACATTGGACACCCTGCAGTGGGTGACATTTAGCAAACAGCCCAGCTTACTACCTTACTCTTGTCCATGCAacacagtgacagtgacagtgtaTGACTTACAGCGCAATCAAGGTATTTCCTAACGCGCATCTTAAGGTCTGTCAAACCCTTGGAGCCTGGTCCATTGTCAAAGGGTGTGTTCTCTAACAGTGTCTCTATGGACAGGATACCATTCTGTGGTGAGAAGGTTCCATTTATCTGGAAGTGTAAGTGAGACCGGTATAAGTGCTGTTCCATTCTTGCAGGATAACAGCACCCTTTGATAGTGAGGGAAGATAGAACAGGTGTATGTTAGGACAGGTCCTCAAAAACGATGTTCCAATTACCAAGCTACAGGCATCATCGTGGTTATATTGCAAATTAATGGTTGGACTGTCCAGGCATAATCGGTTCCTCAAAAAGGAACCATTGTCAGATTACCAAGCTTGAGGCAGCATCAAGGTTGACTTGTGCATCTGTGGTTGGATCGGTCAGACAGATGCGGAATACACAGCACTGTTTGGTCAGACTCCTTAGACCATTAACAATCCCCCCCTCAAAAGTCAATGATGCTATGTATAAGCTACTACAACTGAACCACTAtaccaatcagaatggagaaatacAAGAGAGGCCCTGTTTTAGGCAGCGGTGCATATGGAACCGTGTACAAAGTGACTTGTCTGACAACTGGGAAGGAGTATGCCTTGAAATATCACAACAGCAACAGAGGCATAGAAGATACAATAGTGAGAGAATTTTCATGTCTCACTGCACTAAGGGGTCACCCATATGTGATCGACATGCACGATTGTTTTGTAGATGATGGCAAGATAGCCATGCTCATGGCCTACGCACCCTACACGTTGAGCGACGCTATCCACAATGGATACGGTGTGAAGTCGTACTACGAACAAGACCGTTGGCTACAGTGTCTCCCTTTGAGTTTCGTTGCTCACTTTAGTACACAGGTGGCTAATGCCCTGTCATACATGCACAGACGGAATATAATACACAGGGACATTACGCCTTACAACGTGCTGCTGACAGAAGATCTCACAGTGAAAGTGGCTGACTTGGGCCTCTCTAGACTTTCCATGGAAGTGATGAGCCCAAATGTGGTCACGGAGCCCTACAGGGCCCCTGAATTGTTTTCCCAAAGACATGCATCTGCAAAGTACACATGTGCCATAGACATGTGGAGTCTAGGGGTTATGATAGTGGATGCAATGCAAGGGAGGTGTGTATTCGTTGGCAGTAACATCAGATGTGAGAATAAGTCCATCTACAAGATCATCACAAGGACTCTATTTCCCAAAGAGAACCACAGTGCATCCACAAGCACACACTGCGACCCTGACAACATAATGCCTAAAGTGATGCAGTGTGAACTAGTGAAAAGGATAGTCTTCAGATTGCTCACTgtccgtgacacagagagaatGTTGGCTCATGAACTGCTTCAGGACAGAGAATGGATGCATGCTGCCGATATGACCAAGGAAGACCAAGATATAGTCAGAGGCCAGATACAGAGAAATGAAAGTACAGATTGTGCGAAGTGAAGACAAAACACTAGCTGGACAGGGTGTGATgagtctttaacctctctagggtatgtgggacgaaatcgtcccacctacgcaacagccagtgtaatcccgtggcgcgttattcaaattcctcaaaaatgcaaaaacttcaatttttcaaacatatgactattttacaccattttaaagacaagactctcgttaatctaaccacactgtctgatttcaaaaaggctttacaacgaaagcaaaacattagattatgtcagcagagtacccagccagaaataatctgacacccatttttcaagctagcatataatgtcacataaacccaaaccacagctaaatgtagcactaacctttgatgatcttcattagatgacaaccctaggacattatgttatacaatacatgcatgttttgttcaatcaagttcatatttatatcaaaaaccagctttttacattagcatgtgactagcatgtgactagcattcccaccgaacactgccggtgaatttactaaattactcacgataaacattcacacaaagcataacaattattttaagaattatagatacagaactcctctatgcactcgatatgtccgatttttaaatagcttttcggtgaaagcacattttgcaataatctcagtagatagcccggcatcacagggctagctatttagacacccagcaagtttagcactcaccaaagtcagatttactataagaaaaatgttattacctttgctgtcttcgtcagaatgcactcccaggacttctacttcaataacaaatgttggtttggttcaaaataatccatagttatatccaaatagcggcgttttgttcgtgcgttcaagacactatccgaaagggtaaataagggtgacgagcatggcgcaattcatgacaaaaaaattctaaatattccattaccgtacttcgaagcatgtcaaccgctgtttaaaatcaatttttatgccatttttctcataaaaaagcgataatattccgaccgggaatctgcgtttaggtaaacagacgaaagaaaataaagcatggggtcgactcgggcacgcacctaagcccatagtactctgatcggccacttgccaaacgcgataaagtgtttcagccagaggctgcctcgatatcgttcagctttttcccgggctctgagagcctatgggagccgtaggaagtgtcacgttatagcaaagatcctcagtcttcaataaaaagagccaagatgaaacacaacttgtcagacaggccacttcctgcatggaatcttctcaggttttggcctgccatatgagttctgttatactcacagacaccattcaaacagttttagaaactttagagtgttttctatccaaagccaataattatatgcatattctagttactgggcaggtgtagtaaccagataaatcgggttcgttttttatccggccgtgtcaatactgccccctagccctaacaggttaacatgtttATTCTGATGTttcttttaaatgtatattgaatATCCTTAAACAGTTATGATTATACATGCATGATTAATATGGTATCATTGTAGTGTCACAATAGATGTACAGGCAGGTATATTGTCAATAAACGATGTAATACATAAGGCATCACATGCATCCTATATGTCAGTGGTAAATACACAATACCAAGAGTATAGGTAAATTATTGCTTGCACTACACAAGACACACTATAGGCAACATAAAAAGTCAGTACATGAGTAGATTATTCATGATCAGAGTTGCCATCGTAATGAACAGTGGTATCAGGATGTGTGTGTTCAGGTTAGGTCCAGCAGACGGCCAAGACTTTTCCAAATCGACTATCATCCTCTTCAAGGTCCGTATACCTGCAGGGTGAGAGACAGGGTTAGTCCAATgcaaatagtagtagtagtagtagtagtagtagtagtagtagtagtagtagtagtagtagtagtagtagtagtagtagtaatgtaatTAAAAGGAAACAACGTTCAACACACTGTCACTGATGTTGAGCAGTTTCACCGGTCTCCTCACGTCCTCCAACTCCTTCAGATCTGGCATGGTCAACATTGGGTTTCTTCGGgttgttgtagtggtggtggcacTCGCCGAGGCTGCTAGTTGTACATTGGAGCATGACATGTCAGCTTGCCCATGTCTCTGATACATGAAATAATGGTATTGCTTATCACCATATCCCCAGAATGTGGTTCCTTCATTGATAATGAAACAGCACTGGTGTGAGCTTAACATTCTGCTCATAGTGTCATTCCACACTTCAATTAAACTCCACATGTTGCGATTTCCAGGTTCTATGTAGAACATAGAGATTGTAATGACTCCATTCAGTGGCTTGACAAAGGCTGCCCTGTTAACCGAGTCAACCTTGGCAGTGTAGTAGAACATAGCACATGTGTCTGCCTTCACACTCAGAGTAAAGGTCTCATTTCCTATCCTGTAAGTGCCTTCGTCGGTGCACGTGAGGAAGCGAATTATCACCTGGGACCCCACTGGGGTTTGCGTAACCTCATATATGTGTTCCCTAGCATACACAACGTTATTGTCTTTATAGAAAGGCTCAGTGGGACTCTCCAAGTATCCCGGCAACTTGACAGTGTTTCCCATTGTTGCTAGAATGGTGATGGGTTCAGGTCTCTCATGTGTAAGACCTGGCGCTCTTGTCAACACACAACACTCAAATGTACTTGCTGCAGTGAACAGCATACACATGTTGATAACAATGTGCATTTCCATAGTGACCGGTTGTATACAAGTGCTAGACAGAGTGGAGTCTTGACTGTGTTTACAGAGAGTGCAGCCTATGAATGGCTCCTGCAGGAGCAGTTGCTTCCTTTTATACCCCATAAAAACACACCCCCTTCCCCTGACATCTATGTATCAGCCACCCATGGCTGATTCAACCTACCCAATGTGAAGTCTATGAGGGGTAGGAGTAAGCAACATACAACTGACAAGTCCACGTACATGGGTTCCAGAGCTCCATCCTAGCTCTGTCACCAAAACACTGATAACATTGTAGCTCTGGATGTGTAAAGTGAGTGGTTaccctatatatcacaccaatgAATGTTGGTGTGATATACAGGATCAGGTATGGGAATGCTGGACTAGTAGCAAAGTGTTGAGTGTGAAACGCAATACAAAGTCTCATACACAGGTGTCACTGTTTATTACAATAAATGATACATATAGACCCACATGTATATGCAACATAGCCTACTCAATCAGGATCAAAATATATACGCTAACAAGGAAATAAGTTTGTTCAAGAGAAACACACTCTTCAAGGAGTGAAATTCACGGATAAAGACAATTCCACCACAGGGCTGTAGCACATACTGACAGTTACGCCTCCTCTCGAACACTCCAGCCTTAGCTCTCCACTGTAGCCTAAGACGCGCCACATACTGAGACATTGTGATATACGTGATATGGCCCTCTGTATACAGGAGATACGTATCCAATTGAATGTCCTCCTCCTGCTCACCACACGAGTGATAAACGTTTTGCGTTGATCAAGGGCACAGGTATGTAACTGTCCAGAACAGCATCAGCATCCAGCAGATAGTCAGGGAGCTGTTGTTCAGCACTCCACTTGTCTACAAACACCGGGTTGCACAATGACTCTCCGTTCACCACATACACCTTGTTGAAACACTTGaaataacagcatatcatctcctTCCTAGCTCCTGTGATCGAGATCAAGGGTCTGGGTATGTAACTGGAAGACACAAACAGTACGCGCCGTTCCTCCTGCTGGCATGTGCTTTCAAAGTCCTTCAGTCTATAGGTTATGTACCGTGTGTATTCATGAACAAGCAGCTCTTGGTCCAGAATAGAGCTGTACTCTCCGCTATACGATGAGTCCAGGTCTACTAAGAAGTCGTACTTGAAGTCCTTATCCATCACAGTGTCATTCATAAACAGACCATGTGAGTCGAGCTCCTGTTTACCCCCTCTAATTACTGCATAATCCACAGAGAAAGTACCGTAAGCACCTCTTGTGTTCGATATTATATCACCTGTACTGACTGTGCTGGGATTCAACCCAGTTGCAGTATTATTAGCCAGAGTTACTGTTAGGTATATGAGTTACGGTTTGAATGATGTTACACTCCCTTGGCAAGGATGTATCTATTACAGTAATAGTATATTgtacaaaaaccaagccatatgaTAAAAGCGCTTCCATGAAACATCAAGTCACAAGGCACTATAGGGGTAGTGTTAGGAGGAGcacagttaacctgttatggctagggggcagtattttcacagccggataaaaaaacgtacccgatttaatctgattattactcctgcccagaaactagaatatgcatataattattagctttggatagaaaacactccaaagtttctaaaactgtttgaatggtgtctgtgagtataacagacctcatttggcaggtcaaaacctgagaagattccatgcaggaagtgccctgtctgacaatttcttgcctttcttgattatctctatccattacagaggatctctgctgttacgtgacacttcctacggctcccatgggctctcagaaggcggcaaaaagctgaatcgtggctttgcaggctctggctgaaaaaaagtagcgcgtttgggtagtggctggttacagtactgtgagactcaggcgcgtgcccgcgtcgaccccatgctttgttttctttcgtctgtttacctaaacgcagattcccggtcggaatattatcacttttttatgagaaaaatggcataaaaattgattttaaacagcggttgacatgcttcgaagtacggtaatggaatatttagaaatcttttgtcacgaaatgcgccatgctcgtgacccttatttacacttcggatagtgtcttgaacgcacgaacaaaacgccgctgtttggatataactatggattattttgaaccaaaccaacatttgttattgaagtagcagtcctgggagtgcattctgacgaagaacaccaaaggtaatcaaacttttctaatagtaaatctgactttggtcagggctaaacttggtgggtgtctaaatagctagccgtgatggctgggctatctactcagaatattgcaaaatgtgctttcaccgaaaagctattttaaaatcggacacctcgattgcacaaaggagttctgtatctataattctttaaataattgttatgttttttgtgaacgtttatcgtgagtaatttagtaaattcaccggaggttttcggggtatgctagttctgaacgtcacatgctaatgtaaaaagctggtttttgatataaatatgaacttgattgaacaaaacatgcatgtattgtataacataatgtcctaggtgtgtcatctgatgaagatcatcaaaggttagtgctgcatttagctgtggttttgttttttgtgacattatatgctagcttgaaaaatgggtgtctgattatttctggctgggtactctgctgacataatctaatgttttgctttcgctgtaaagcctttttgaaatcggacagtgtggttagataaaggagagtcttgtctttaaaatgctgtgaaatagtcatatgtttgaaaaattgaagtttttgtattttagaggaatttgtcattcgcgccacgcctatcattggatattggagcaggtgttccgctagcggaacgtctagatgtaagaggttaaaaagaCTGACAGTTATGAACACCAGGTAATTcattcacacatagacacacatgtaCCACATATAGACCAGTCATGCCTTCTGTGTGTCGTTCACTGGTGTCCGTCTAATACCCCATGGAAGGTGTTGAACAACACATAATAGACAACCCTCTCCATAGACCTCCAGACCTTACAAAGGTCCTCATGAGTGCCCATTTTCAAGGTCTCCTTGAGAGGATATGAACAGTTGTTGTTGACCTCAA
The DNA window shown above is from Salmo salar chromosome ssa13, Ssal_v3.1, whole genome shotgun sequence and carries:
- the LOC123726126 gene encoding cell division control protein 2 homolog 3-like, whose protein sequence is MEKYKRGPVLGSGAYGTVYKVTCLTTGKEYALKYHNSNRGIEDTIVREFSCLTALRGHPYVIDMHDCFVDDGKIAMLMAYAPYTLSDAIHNGYGVKSYYEQDRWLQCLPLSFVAHFSTQVANALSYMHRRNIIHRDITPYNVLLTEDLTVKVADLGLSRLSMEVMSPNVVTEPYRAPELFSQRHASAKYTCAIDMWSLGVMIVDAMQGRCVFVGSNIRCENKSIYKIITRTLFPKENHSASTSTHCDPDNIMPKVMQCELVKRIVFRLLTVRDTERMLAHELLQDREWMHAADMTKEDQDIVRGQIQRNESTDCAK